In Flavivirga abyssicola, the following are encoded in one genomic region:
- a CDS encoding sigma-70 family RNA polymerase sigma factor, whose product MKNYQNILFPYAYNILGSVEDAKDAIQDVLTKHLSIDKDHIENDIGYLIKSVINQSINIKKRHSKIVSNRLWLPEPLSTETADNNIDREEIISYSLLVLLEKLTARERAVFILKEAFDYSHKDISKNINITIENSRKLLSRGKTKLANYQTTTLSHSAPLPSYMESYIKTIKNGDVKRLEKMLSEDISLHADGGEHIKVVRELTIGKSASLKLLFYVYKTYLELLSIKITQINHQPALLFYNEDSLINCQVFDFENNKIKSIFSIVDPNKIKNFSF is encoded by the coding sequence TTGAAAAATTACCAGAACATATTATTCCCTTATGCTTATAATATTTTGGGCTCTGTTGAAGATGCTAAGGATGCCATACAGGATGTTTTAACCAAACATCTTTCAATTGACAAAGACCATATAGAAAATGATATTGGTTACTTAATAAAATCGGTTATAAATCAATCTATCAATATAAAAAAGAGACATAGTAAAATAGTTAGTAACAGGTTATGGCTACCTGAGCCTTTATCTACCGAAACGGCTGACAATAATATTGACAGGGAAGAAATCATATCATATTCCTTACTTGTTCTTTTAGAAAAATTAACAGCAAGAGAACGTGCCGTTTTTATCTTAAAAGAAGCTTTTGATTATTCGCATAAAGACATCTCAAAAAACATTAACATTACCATTGAAAACTCTCGAAAATTATTGAGTAGGGGAAAAACTAAGTTAGCTAATTACCAAACAACAACCCTTAGTCATTCTGCTCCCTTACCTTCTTACATGGAAAGTTACATTAAAACAATTAAAAATGGGGATGTGAAACGTTTGGAGAAAATGCTTTCTGAAGACATTTCATTACATGCAGATGGTGGAGAGCACATTAAAGTTGTAAGAGAGTTAACAATTGGAAAATCTGCCTCTTTAAAGCTATTATTTTATGTATATAAAACTTATCTGGAATTATTATCGATCAAGATCACACAAATTAATCATCAACCAGCTTTATTATTTTATAACGAAGATTCTTTAATTAATTGTCAGGTGTTTGATTTCGAAAACAATAAAATAAAAAGCATATTTTCTATCGTCGACCCCAATAAAATAAAGAATTTCAGTTTTTGA
- a CDS encoding FMN-dependent NADH-azoreductase: MKTLLRIDCSSRIKGSHSRTLADYFEEHWKTANPKGTIIYRDLAKQALPHIQNNTIEGFYTPIEYMSPQIKEATALSDELIEELKSVDEILISSPLYNLNIPSNLKAYLDQVVRIGHTFNINEKGYYGLLEGKLAYLVTVKGGVYKGTFMEPYDFQEPYLKAILGHMGIKTQELFSLEGSTNQQTLEQNKVIVENTIDQLFNK; the protein is encoded by the coding sequence ATGAAAACATTATTAAGAATAGATTGTAGTTCCAGAATTAAAGGATCACATTCCAGAACATTAGCTGATTATTTTGAGGAACATTGGAAGACTGCTAATCCTAAAGGCACCATTATTTACAGAGATTTAGCAAAACAGGCGTTACCCCACATACAAAACAATACGATTGAAGGGTTTTACACGCCTATTGAGTATATGTCTCCTCAAATTAAAGAGGCTACCGCTTTATCTGATGAATTAATAGAAGAATTAAAATCTGTAGATGAAATTCTAATTAGTAGTCCTTTATATAATTTGAATATTCCCTCTAACCTCAAAGCGTATTTAGATCAAGTGGTAAGAATTGGACATACATTCAATATTAATGAAAAAGGTTATTATGGTTTATTAGAAGGTAAACTAGCCTATCTGGTTACAGTTAAAGGTGGTGTATATAAAGGTACTTTTATGGAACCATATGATTTTCAAGAACCTTATTTAAAAGCCATACTTGGACATATGGGTATAAAAACTCAGGAATTATTTTCACTTGAAGGATCTACAAATCAGCAAACCTTAGAACAAAATAAGGTCATAGTAGAAAACACCATTGATCAATTATTCAATAAATAA
- a CDS encoding cupin domain-containing protein, whose protein sequence is MMIAKENYFEDELENNASIIKANEGEKLELNTISITFKVTSKISNDQLGIYEISLPPMAIGAKLHYHRFMDETFIVNEGFLTIQVADKEYSAEPGTIAYIPRFTPHGFRNDTNETVKLTLVFNPSQKREGFFKGLYETLNDVLIDPEKYLKLYNKYDSFPVDTSNMIPIRE, encoded by the coding sequence ATGATGATTGCAAAAGAAAATTATTTTGAAGATGAATTGGAAAATAATGCATCCATAATTAAAGCTAATGAAGGTGAAAAACTGGAATTAAATACTATTTCAATTACATTTAAAGTTACTAGTAAAATCTCTAACGACCAATTAGGTATTTATGAGATTTCCCTCCCTCCTATGGCCATTGGTGCAAAACTACACTATCATAGGTTTATGGACGAAACCTTTATAGTAAATGAAGGTTTTTTAACCATTCAAGTTGCCGATAAAGAATATAGTGCGGAGCCAGGAACCATTGCTTATATACCTCGATTTACCCCGCATGGATTTAGAAATGATACGAATGAAACTGTGAAATTAACATTGGTTTTTAATCCATCTCAAAAACGCGAAGGCTTTTTTAAAGGTCTATATGAAACATTAAACGACGTTCTTATTGATCCAGAAAAGTACTTAAAACTATATAATAAATACGATAGTTTTCCTGTAGACACTTCTAATATGATACCAATAAGAGAGTAG
- a CDS encoding MerR family transcriptional regulator — MNNIKVNFSIKDLENLTGIKAHTIRIWEKRYDLLRPNRSDTNIRNYSLASFQKLLNISYLNNNGLKISKIANLKEEEIPIKVREIASRAKVEDHAINALKMAMINFDQVLFYSTYNNLLETKSFSEIFYTVFLPLLNEIGLLWQTNTITPAHEHFLSIHIKQKILLNTERLQILEPKPVSKTYVLFLPDNEIHDIGLLFINYQLRSKGYHTIFLGESVPMESLTDLLEFFDEITFISYFTVHPPEQEIPDYINKFNETLLNKENTKFLLLGKKVSDYNLSDLPEKISIFNSIENLVKDL, encoded by the coding sequence ATGAACAATATCAAGGTTAACTTTAGTATAAAAGACTTAGAAAACCTTACAGGTATCAAAGCTCACACTATACGTATTTGGGAAAAACGTTATGATTTATTACGCCCAAATAGGTCAGACACCAACATTCGAAATTATAGCCTAGCTAGTTTTCAAAAGCTATTAAATATATCATACTTAAATAATAACGGATTAAAAATCTCAAAAATTGCTAATCTAAAAGAAGAAGAAATCCCTATTAAGGTAAGAGAAATTGCATCTCGAGCTAAAGTTGAAGATCATGCTATCAATGCATTAAAAATGGCCATGATTAATTTTGATCAGGTACTATTCTATAGCACCTATAACAATTTGCTAGAAACGAAATCTTTTAGTGAAATTTTCTATACGGTCTTTTTACCTCTTTTAAATGAAATAGGGCTTCTGTGGCAAACCAATACCATTACGCCAGCTCACGAACATTTTTTATCTATCCATATAAAACAAAAGATTCTCTTAAACACTGAGAGATTACAAATTTTAGAACCTAAACCTGTTTCTAAAACCTATGTCTTATTTTTACCTGATAACGAAATTCATGATATTGGTCTTTTGTTTATCAATTATCAATTAAGAAGTAAAGGCTACCATACTATTTTTCTTGGTGAGAGTGTTCCTATGGAAAGTCTTACAGATTTATTAGAATTTTTTGATGAAATTACCTTTATATCTTACTTTACAGTTCATCCCCCAGAACAAGAGATTCCTGATTATATTAATAAATTTAATGAGACACTATTAAACAAAGAAAATACAAAGTTTTTATTGCTGGGTAAAAAAGTGTCTGATTACAACCTTTCCGATCTTCCAGAGAAAATAAGTATATTTAATTCAATAGAAAATTTAGTTAAAGACTTATAA
- a CDS encoding phytoene desaturase family protein, whose protein sequence is MKSTANIIGSGFSSLAASCYLAKAGYDVTIFEKNKTIGGRARQLIKDGFTFDIGPTWYWMPDVFERFFSDFNKSPDDYYSLEKLNPAYSVYFGKDDFITIEDTLEKITVAFEKEESGSSKKLKKFINQAKSNYDIAIKDLVYNPGVSPLELVTFTTLKKFDQFFSNIKRDVRKEFKNKRLVKILEFPVLFLGAKPSDTPSFYSFMNYADFGLGTFHPKKGMYEVILAMEKLAKELGVTIKTNAPIEKIVVENGAYKELVSNGKTYTSNIVVSGADYHHTETLLDKSYRQYSENYWNKRTFAPSSLLFYVGFDKKLKNVNHHTLFFDVDFDVHAEAIYDHPKWPENPLFYASFPSKTDINSAPEGKEAGIFLIPLAPGLHDTPELREAYFDKIINRFESLTSQNVKKHIIFKESFCINDFINDYNSYKGNAYGMANTLTQTAFLRPKLKSKKVKNLFFTGQLTVPGPGVPPSLISGKLVADLVTKYHH, encoded by the coding sequence ATGAAATCAACTGCAAATATAATAGGTTCTGGGTTTTCGTCTTTAGCTGCTTCATGCTACTTAGCAAAAGCTGGATATGATGTTACTATTTTTGAAAAAAACAAAACCATTGGAGGGAGAGCCAGACAACTTATAAAAGATGGGTTTACTTTTGATATAGGACCTACATGGTACTGGATGCCTGACGTTTTTGAACGTTTTTTTTCAGATTTTAACAAGTCCCCAGATGACTATTATTCTTTAGAAAAATTAAATCCTGCCTACAGTGTATACTTCGGTAAAGATGATTTTATTACAATAGAAGACACCTTAGAAAAAATAACTGTTGCTTTTGAAAAGGAAGAGTCAGGAAGCTCTAAAAAACTTAAAAAGTTTATTAATCAAGCAAAAAGTAACTATGATATAGCTATTAAAGATCTGGTTTATAATCCGGGTGTCTCTCCTTTAGAATTAGTAACCTTTACAACGCTTAAGAAGTTTGATCAATTTTTTAGCAATATAAAAAGAGACGTAAGAAAAGAATTTAAGAATAAAAGACTTGTAAAAATTCTAGAGTTTCCTGTTTTATTTTTAGGTGCTAAACCTAGTGACACACCTTCTTTTTATAGTTTTATGAATTATGCCGATTTTGGATTGGGTACATTTCATCCCAAAAAGGGTATGTATGAAGTGATTCTGGCTATGGAAAAACTGGCTAAAGAATTAGGAGTCACTATTAAAACCAATGCTCCGATAGAAAAAATTGTTGTAGAAAATGGAGCATACAAAGAGCTTGTTTCAAATGGAAAAACATATACGTCTAACATCGTTGTAAGTGGTGCTGATTATCATCACACCGAAACGCTTTTAGATAAGTCATATAGGCAATATTCAGAAAACTATTGGAACAAAAGAACATTTGCACCTTCTTCCCTCCTATTTTATGTAGGGTTTGATAAAAAGTTAAAAAACGTCAATCATCATACGCTCTTTTTTGATGTTGACTTTGATGTTCATGCTGAAGCTATTTATGATCATCCGAAATGGCCAGAAAATCCGTTATTTTATGCCAGTTTTCCAAGTAAAACAGATATAAATTCTGCTCCAGAAGGAAAAGAGGCTGGTATTTTTTTGATTCCATTAGCTCCTGGATTACATGACACGCCAGAGTTAAGAGAGGCTTATTTTGATAAAATTATAAACCGTTTTGAAAGTTTAACCTCTCAAAATGTAAAAAAACATATTATCTTTAAAGAGAGTTTTTGTATTAACGATTTTATTAACGATTACAATTCTTACAAAGGAAATGCATACGGAATGGCGAATACGTTAACGCAAACGGCTTTTTTAAGACCCAAATTAAAAAGTAAAAAAGTAAAAAACTTGTTTTTTACTGGACAATTAACTGTACCTGGTCCTGGGGTTCCTCCCTCATTAATATCTGGGAAATTAGTAGCAGATTTAGTAACAAAATACCATCACTAA
- a CDS encoding phytoene/squalene synthase family protein, which translates to MKLLFDTVSYNCSKLVTKTYSTSFSLATKMLSKSIRMDIYNIYGFVRFADEIVDSFHDYNKEQLFNKFSDDLELALKDKISLNPILNSFQHTFHKYSLDKNLVDAFMKSMRMDLHKTKYLTEEEYRAYIYGSADVVGLMCLKVFVKGDHIKYEALKDTAMSLGSAFQKVNFLRDLKADHDDLNRTYFPKTDLNNLDETAKQNIIDDIEVDFARGLSGIKKLPIEAKFGVFMAYRYYRQLLKKLKKTPALQIKNTRIRVSNPKKIELLMRSYVKYQLNLM; encoded by the coding sequence ATGAAATTATTATTTGATACAGTCTCTTATAATTGTAGTAAGCTAGTAACAAAAACATATAGCACGTCTTTTTCCTTAGCTACAAAAATGCTTTCTAAATCTATTAGAATGGATATTTACAATATTTACGGCTTTGTTCGTTTTGCTGATGAGATTGTTGATTCTTTCCATGACTATAATAAAGAGCAACTATTTAATAAATTTTCTGATGATTTAGAACTTGCACTCAAAGACAAAATTAGTTTAAACCCTATACTTAATTCTTTTCAACATACATTTCACAAATATAGTTTAGATAAAAATTTAGTAGATGCTTTTATGAAAAGCATGCGTATGGATTTACACAAAACTAAATATCTTACAGAAGAAGAGTACAGAGCTTATATTTATGGATCTGCCGACGTTGTAGGGCTTATGTGCTTAAAAGTTTTTGTGAAAGGGGATCATATTAAATATGAAGCGCTCAAAGATACAGCTATGTCTTTAGGGTCTGCTTTTCAAAAAGTAAATTTTTTAAGAGACCTGAAAGCTGACCATGATGATTTAAACAGGACTTATTTTCCTAAAACGGATTTAAATAATTTAGATGAAACTGCTAAACAAAATATTATAGATGATATAGAAGTAGACTTTGCAAGGGGTTTAAGCGGTATAAAAAAACTACCTATAGAGGCCAAGTTTGGTGTTTTTATGGCATATAGGTACTATCGTCAATTATTAAAAAAATTAAAAAAGACGCCTGCTTTACAAATAAAAAATACCAGAATACGAGTTTCAAACCCCAAAAAAATAGAGCTTTTAATGCGGAGCTATGTAAAATATCAATTAAATTTAATGTAA
- a CDS encoding sterol desaturase family protein gives MHTVYWILIFLGTYCFMEFMAWFTHKYVMHGFLWSLHKDHHKKDHDSWFERNDAFFLFYAVVSIVFFLLWKYTSFWAGLPIGVGIFAYGLSYFIVHDIFIHQRFKLFRNANNWYAKGVRRAHKIHHKHLGKKDGECFGMLFVPFKYFKK, from the coding sequence ATGCATACGGTATACTGGATATTAATTTTTTTAGGAACTTATTGTTTTATGGAGTTCATGGCCTGGTTTACACATAAATATGTGATGCATGGTTTTTTATGGTCTTTACACAAAGATCATCACAAAAAAGATCACGATAGCTGGTTTGAGAGAAATGACGCGTTTTTCTTATTCTATGCTGTTGTTAGTATTGTCTTTTTCTTGCTATGGAAATACACAAGTTTTTGGGCAGGTTTACCAATAGGTGTAGGCATATTTGCTTACGGCTTATCTTATTTCATCGTGCATGATATCTTTATACATCAGCGTTTTAAGTTATTTAGAAATGCCAATAATTGGTATGCCAAAGGTGTAAGACGTGCCCATAAAATACATCACAAACATTTAGGCAAAAAAGATGGAGAATGTTTTGGAATGCTGTTTGTCCCCTTTAAATACTTTAAAAAGTAA
- a CDS encoding lycopene cyclase domain-containing protein, with protein MDYLYLLLNFGSLSVPFLFSFHPKLMFYKRWKSLFIGLLISMAIFIPWDIIFTINGIWGFNQEYFLGLKIFSLPIEEWLFFICIPYACTFTHYALLYYFPNLKLPRATTKTISYLLIFLLLILSIYNSNKCYTFINFVLATILIAIVINKDPNLLSSFYLTFLVMLIPFFIVNGILTGSFITNEVVWYNNSENLNIRLFTIPIEDTVYAFSLILLNLFVMTRFENKRKLSISASHL; from the coding sequence ATGGATTATTTATATCTGTTACTAAATTTCGGGTCTTTATCTGTTCCTTTTTTATTTAGTTTCCATCCTAAGCTAATGTTTTACAAACGCTGGAAATCTTTATTTATAGGACTCTTAATAAGCATGGCTATATTTATTCCCTGGGACATTATCTTTACTATAAACGGTATTTGGGGATTTAATCAAGAGTATTTTCTAGGTCTTAAGATATTTTCTTTACCTATAGAGGAATGGCTTTTTTTTATTTGCATCCCATACGCTTGTACTTTTACACATTATGCGTTATTGTATTATTTCCCAAATCTAAAATTACCACGGGCAACAACTAAAACGATTAGCTACTTACTTATATTTTTATTATTAATACTTTCAATTTATAATAGTAATAAATGTTACACATTTATAAATTTTGTGCTCGCCACTATTTTAATTGCTATTGTAATAAATAAGGATCCTAATTTATTAAGCAGTTTCTACTTGACATTTTTAGTAATGCTTATACCCTTTTTTATAGTAAATGGTATATTAACTGGCAGTTTTATTACTAATGAAGTAGTTTGGTACAATAATTCGGAAAACTTGAATATTAGATTATTTACAATTCCAATTGAAGATACTGTATATGCATTTTCCCTTATTCTCTTGAATTTATTTGTAATGACTCGTTTTGAGAATAAAAGAAAACTTTCTATTTCAGCAAGTCATCTATAG
- a CDS encoding TlpA family protein disulfide reductase, with amino-acid sequence MLRRRKKNSLKNLIYLVIIAILIIPQTRQPIQTLLHKGLALFSPSIVSHEKQSVLTDYNWKLKDDQGGTLNFEQVKGRVVLVNFWATWCPPCIAEMPSMQLLYNDYKDKIEFVFVSNEDHSTINQFLNKNNYTFKVYNPLTKYPEPFDVTSIPRTFLIDTQGHIIIDKNGAANWNSDTVRSAIDDLLK; translated from the coding sequence ATGTTAAGAAGAAGAAAAAAAAATAGCTTAAAGAATCTTATATACCTAGTCATTATTGCTATTTTGATCATTCCACAAACACGTCAACCAATACAAACACTATTACATAAAGGGCTGGCACTTTTTAGCCCATCAATAGTTAGCCATGAAAAACAGTCAGTTCTAACAGATTATAATTGGAAACTTAAAGATGACCAAGGCGGAACTTTAAATTTTGAACAAGTAAAAGGACGTGTTGTTTTAGTGAATTTTTGGGCAACCTGGTGTCCACCTTGCATAGCAGAAATGCCTAGCATGCAATTGCTTTATAATGATTATAAGGATAAAATTGAATTTGTCTTTGTTTCTAATGAAGATCACTCTACTATCAATCAGTTTTTAAATAAAAACAATTACACGTTTAAAGTATATAACCCATTAACTAAGTATCCAGAACCTTTTGATGTTACAAGTATTCCACGAACATTTTTAATAGATACTCAAGGCCATATTATAATTGATAAAAATGGTGCTGCGAATTGGAATAGTGATACGGTTAGAAGCGCTATAGATGACTTGCTGAAATAG
- a CDS encoding anti-sigma factor, giving the protein MIKKMFIVAVLAIGLFASSCSNDDDNNGPSTASLTLDLNGLDPLGDDFVYEGWIIVDGAPVSTGTFSSVTFPQSFTVDATQLENATTFVLSIEPAGETGTAAATPADTKILVGDFSGDRAPVNTAVVGDFSASWGTSFLRTPTDEAPGSGNNGNDENGIWFGTPQAAGPPTAGLGLPVLPAGWKYEGWVVVDGVGPLTTGTFTGFTEVDDSNDFSGTENNAGPPVPGEDFFNNAPAGFTFPLDVRGLTAVISVEPDPDNSPAPFTLKPLVGMIGQDTAPATHDLTYSSASFPTGWAIR; this is encoded by the coding sequence ATGATTAAAAAAATGTTTATAGTTGCAGTATTAGCAATAGGATTATTTGCTAGTTCTTGCAGCAATGATGACGATAATAACGGACCATCGACTGCTAGTTTAACTTTAGATTTAAATGGTTTAGATCCTTTAGGTGACGATTTCGTTTATGAAGGCTGGATAATTGTAGATGGCGCACCAGTTTCAACAGGAACGTTTAGTTCGGTTACATTCCCACAATCTTTTACAGTAGATGCCACTCAATTAGAAAATGCAACAACATTTGTATTATCAATTGAACCAGCAGGAGAAACAGGAACAGCGGCAGCAACGCCTGCAGATACAAAAATTTTAGTAGGTGATTTTTCAGGAGATAGAGCTCCTGTTAATACAGCCGTAGTAGGTGACTTTAGTGCTTCTTGGGGAACATCATTTTTAAGAACTCCAACAGATGAAGCACCAGGAAGTGGTAATAACGGTAATGATGAAAACGGTATTTGGTTCGGAACCCCACAAGCTGCGGGACCTCCAACTGCCGGTTTAGGATTGCCTGTGTTACCTGCCGGATGGAAATATGAAGGATGGGTAGTTGTAGATGGTGTTGGACCATTAACAACAGGAACGTTTACAGGTTTTACTGAAGTAGATGATTCTAATGATTTTAGTGGAACAGAAAATAATGCTGGACCTCCAGTACCTGGAGAGGACTTTTTTAACAATGCACCAGCAGGGTTTACGTTTCCATTAGATGTAAGAGGTCTTACAGCAGTTATCTCTGTAGAGCCAGATCCAGATAATTCTCCTGCACCTTTTACTTTAAAACCTTTAGTAGGTATGATAGGACAAGATACAGCTCCTGCTACTCATGATCTTACATATAGCTCAGCTTCTTTCCCAACAGGATGGGCCATTAGATAA
- a CDS encoding Crp/Fnr family transcriptional regulator: protein MKSLWFFDDVNLFKVLCPHKFKAYKANHDFDAYKKKDYIYFEEDSANKVYLIEKGKVKIGYYSEEGDEVVKAILTRGELFGETAILGESKREEFAQSIDNTTSICPIGVDTMHDLMRNNQTFSFKVYKVIGFKLKKLERRLQLLLFKDTKTRLIEFLDELCSDYGYDCEKTGDKVIHHPYTQKDIASLIGTSRPTLNILLNELKEENVIQFTRKEIRIHKNIA, encoded by the coding sequence ATGAAATCACTTTGGTTTTTTGATGATGTCAATCTTTTCAAGGTGCTTTGTCCCCACAAATTTAAAGCTTACAAAGCGAATCACGATTTTGATGCCTACAAAAAGAAAGACTATATATACTTTGAAGAAGACTCTGCAAACAAAGTATATCTTATAGAAAAGGGTAAAGTTAAAATAGGGTATTATAGTGAAGAAGGGGACGAAGTCGTTAAAGCCATTTTAACCCGTGGCGAACTATTTGGAGAAACTGCTATCCTTGGAGAATCTAAACGCGAGGAATTCGCTCAATCAATCGACAATACTACCAGTATTTGCCCTATAGGCGTTGATACTATGCATGATTTAATGCGAAATAATCAAACCTTTAGTTTTAAAGTATATAAAGTCATCGGTTTTAAATTAAAAAAATTAGAACGACGATTACAATTACTACTATTTAAAGATACGAAAACACGCCTTATAGAATTTTTAGATGAGTTATGCTCAGACTATGGATACGATTGTGAAAAAACAGGCGATAAAGTGATTCATCACCCTTATACACAAAAAGATATTGCTTCTTTAATAGGTACTTCCAGACCTACGTTAAATATACTTTTAAACGAATTAAAAGAAGAAAACGTGATTCAATTTACTAGAAAAGAAATAAGAATTCATAAAAATATTGCTTAA
- a CDS encoding DUF5606 family protein: protein MSLDKILSIGGKPGLYKLIAQTRGGFVAESLIDNKRISVSVQNNISILSEIAIYTLAEEVPLKQVLERIKKKENGEQASVKPKDSKDKLEEYFFDVLPDYDEDRVYASDIKKVVQWYNLLQKHDMLDFSDSEEESDTTTSDEEE, encoded by the coding sequence ATGAGTTTAGATAAAATACTATCAATAGGTGGAAAACCAGGATTATATAAATTAATAGCACAAACACGAGGTGGTTTTGTAGCAGAATCGTTAATAGATAACAAACGTATTTCTGTAAGTGTACAAAATAACATTAGCATTTTAAGTGAAATAGCAATCTATACTTTGGCAGAAGAAGTACCATTAAAGCAAGTTCTTGAACGTATTAAGAAAAAAGAAAATGGCGAGCAAGCTTCTGTAAAGCCTAAAGATAGTAAGGATAAGTTAGAAGAATATTTCTTTGATGTATTACCAGACTACGATGAAGATAGGGTATATGCAAGCGATATTAAAAAAGTAGTACAATGGTATAATTTACTACAAAAACATGATATGCTGGATTTTTCAGATTCAGAAGAAGAAAGTGATACTACGACATCAGACGAAGAAGAATAA
- the def gene encoding peptide deformylase has translation MILPIVAYGDPVLKKKGKDITKDYPKLDTLLDNMFETMYNAYGVGLAAPQIGLPIRLFLVDTTPFAEDEDLTTEEQKKLKDFKRVFINAKITKEEGDEWAFNEGCLSIPDVREDVFRQPKITVAYVDENFKPHTEVFDGLIARVIQHEYDHIEGILFTDKLSSLKKRLIKGRLTNISKGKISVDYRMRFPDQKKKR, from the coding sequence ATGATTTTACCAATAGTAGCTTATGGCGACCCAGTCTTAAAAAAGAAAGGAAAAGACATTACTAAAGACTATCCAAAACTTGATACGCTTTTAGATAATATGTTTGAAACTATGTATAATGCCTATGGTGTTGGTCTTGCTGCACCACAAATAGGGTTGCCTATTAGACTGTTTTTGGTAGATACGACACCTTTTGCAGAAGATGAAGATTTAACTACAGAAGAACAAAAAAAATTAAAAGACTTTAAGCGTGTTTTTATTAATGCCAAAATAACCAAAGAAGAAGGTGATGAGTGGGCTTTTAATGAGGGATGTTTAAGTATTCCAGATGTTAGAGAGGATGTTTTTAGACAGCCAAAAATAACCGTAGCGTATGTTGATGAAAATTTTAAACCACATACAGAAGTTTTTGATGGATTGATAGCCCGAGTGATTCAACATGAGTACGATCATATTGAAGGTATTTTATTTACAGATAAACTTTCTAGTTTAAAAAAACGATTAATAAAAGGCCGGTTAACTAATATATCTAAAGGGAAGATTAGTGTTGATTATAGAATGCGTTTTCCTGATCAAAAAAAGAAGCGATAA
- the ruvX gene encoding Holliday junction resolvase RuvX, giving the protein MARILAIDYGTKRTGIAVTDELQIIASGLTTVNTKELLKFLKDYTINEQVELFLVGEPKQMNNTASESEIHILPFIDNLKKEFPNIPIERVDERFTSKMAFQTMIDSGLKKNQRKNKALIDEISATLILQSYLYSR; this is encoded by the coding sequence ATGGCTCGCATATTAGCAATAGATTATGGTACTAAAAGAACAGGCATAGCCGTTACAGATGAGTTACAAATTATAGCTTCTGGACTTACCACTGTGAATACAAAAGAACTTTTAAAGTTTTTAAAAGATTATACCATCAATGAGCAAGTTGAATTATTTTTAGTTGGAGAGCCAAAACAAATGAATAATACCGCTTCAGAAAGTGAAATTCATATACTGCCTTTTATAGATAATTTAAAAAAGGAATTTCCTAATATTCCAATAGAAAGAGTAGACGAACGATTTACTTCTAAAATGGCTTTCCAAACGATGATTGATAGCGGTTTGAAAAAGAACCAGCGAAAAAATAAAGCATTAATAGATGAAATTAGTGCGACACTTATTTTGCAGAGTTATTTGTATTCCAGATAA